The proteins below come from a single Cinclus cinclus chromosome 23, bCinCin1.1, whole genome shotgun sequence genomic window:
- the NADK gene encoding NAD kinase isoform X3, whose amino-acid sequence MKILKQVVNNFSFSRTAWNWHIQDPASQRLTWNKPPKSVLVIKKIRDASLLQPFKELCVYLTEENNMIVYVEKKVLEDPAIANDEHFGPVKKKFCTFREDYDDISNQIDFIICLGGDGTLLYASSLFQGSVPPVMAFHLGSLGFLTPFNFENFQSQVTQVIEGNAALVLRSRLKVKVVKEHREKTPVRNGIEENGVVPANLEKEGGKQIMQYQVLNEVVVDRGPSSYLSNVDVFLDGHLITTVQGDGVIVSTPTGSTAYAAAAGASMIHPNVPAIMITPICPHSLSFRPIVVPAGVELKIMLSPDARNTAWVSFDGRKRQEICHGDSISITTSCYPLPSICFRDPVSDWFESLAECLHWNVRKKQNNFAVEEEEF is encoded by the exons ATGAAGATCTTAAAGCAAGTTGTGAATAACTTTTCATTCAGTAGAACTGCATGGAATTG GCACATTCAGGATCCAGCAAGCCAGCGGTTGACATGGAACAAACCTCCCAAGAGTGTCCTTGTGATTAAGAAGATCCGTGATGCCAGTCTGCTGCAGCCCTTCAAAGAGCTCTGTGTGTACCTCACTGAG GAGAACAATATGATAGTGtatgtagaaaaaaaagtattggaAGACCCTGCTATAGCTAATGATGAGCATTTTGGACCAGTGAAGAAGAAATTTTGCACCTTTAGAGAAG ACTATGATGATATCTCCAATCAGATAGACTTTATCATATGCCTGGGAGGAGATGGGACCTTACTTTATGCTTCTTCACTTTTCCAG GGTAGTGTACCTCCAGTTATGGCTTTTCATCTGGGATCCCTTGGATTTCTTACTCCATTTAATTTTGAGAATTTTCAGTCCCAAGTCACTCAGGTTATAGAAG GCAATGCAGCCCTTGTTCTCAGGAGCAGGCTCAAGGTGAAGGTGGTGAaggagcacagggaaaaaaccccagtgcGGAATGGGATAGAGGAAAACGGAGTGGTGCCTGCAAACCTGGAGAAAGAAGGGGGCAAGCAAATTATGCAATATCAG GTTCTCAATGAAGTTGTGGTGGATCGTGGCCCTTCCTCCTACCTGTCCAACGTGGATGTGTTTCTGGATGGACACCTGATAACCACAGTGCAAGGAGATg gggtgATTGTGTCCACGCCGACCGGCAGCACCGCGTACGCCGCCGCGGCCGGAGCCTCCATGATCCACCCCAACGTCCCTGCCATCATGATCACCCCCATCTGCCCCCACTCCCTGTCCTTCAGACCCATTGTGGTTCCTGCTGGAGTGGAACTCAAG ATTATGCTCTCCCCAGATGCCAGGAACACGGCGTGGGTTTCATTTGATGGAAGGAAGAGGCAGGAAATATGCCATGGAGACAG TATCAGCATCACTACCTCTTGCTACCCCCTGCCCTCCATCTGCTTCCGGGACCCCGTGAGCGACTGGTTCGAGAGCTTGGCCGAGTGCCTGCACTGGAACGTCCGCAAGAAGCAGAACAACTTCGcggtggaggaggaggagttcTGA